One Ignavibacteriales bacterium genomic window, CCGGAATGGTCGATGTGCGCATGTGAGAGCACAACGCAATGGAGTTCGGAGGGATCAAAAAGAAAATTTTTATTGACCTCATACGCTTCCTCTCTGCGTCCCTGATACAGCCCGCAGTCGAGCAGAATCTTTTTCCCATTTAATTCGAGTAAATGTTGTGAACCAGTAACGGTTCTGTCGGCACCGCAGAATTTTAGCTTCATAAAGTTTTGATTATCTCTTTATTGAATTTGTGTTTTGTAACAAACGGGTTATCCTTTATAAAAAATCTGTAAGGAAATTCCCATCCATAGTCGAAACCAATGTTTATCCTTTTTGAGACAGCGGTTATAAATTTTTCTTTCTTAGGGAATCCGGATACAAATATCTTTCCGGTCTTAGTGATATCTGCTCTATTAAATTTTTTGTCTATATCCAATGCAAGGCAAAGTTTTCCCGGTCCGTTAGAGATATCGTGAAAGTTTTTTATGCTGGGTCTATTCTTTTCCATACTCTTTATGCCAATCACAGGCTCTACGGCTCTTACCAAAACTCCGCTTCCTTCACCGTCTTTTCCCGTTACTGTGTTGAAACAGAAGTAATTTCCATAAATGAAATAGACGTAACAAATGCCGCCTTCCATGTATAGAGTTGAGTTTCTGGGGGTTATCCTGCCGTATGCATGGCTGGCAGGGTCATGGTCGCCTATGTATGCTTCGGTTTCCACTATCTTTCCGGCAAGGATACGTTTGCCAATTCTGCGGACGATTAACTTGCCGAGCAATTCTTTTGCGACGATCAGCGTATCTCTAAGATAGAATTTCTTAGGTAAGGGTGAAAGATCTTGAATGGTGATGCTATTTTTTTTAGCAGTCAGGGTTAGATGACTTAAGGTTTATTTTCGCCTGAATCTTCGGAATCCTTGTTGTTCTCCTGGTTTTGTCTTTGTATTTCCTCCAAAACTTCCTTGGGAATTTCACTCTCATCATTATTATTTTGTATTACTTCATTGTTTTGTTCTTCAGTGTTTTCATCGATCTTTTCTTCATTGGTATTTTCTTCAATAGTTTCCTCTTCCTTTGTTTTTACCTCTTCGTTCCCATTCTGATTATTTTCAATGGCGCTAAGTTTTCCGCTTACCTGAGCGTAGAATGTTGTCTGCGGGTAACCGTCCTTTAGTCTGCTGTAATAAATAATGGCGGAGTCATTGCTACCGAAAACATTTTCATACATCCAGCCCAGCGAATAAAGTGAATTAGGCACAAAATTGCTGGATGGATATTCGTTGAGAAGTCGACTGAACTTTGTTATGGCGTCGCTATACCGTTTATTTAATACATCAGCGGATGCATCGTCATACAGTGCTTCAGACGGATCATGTTCCGCTTCAACGATCTTCAAACCGAGTACTTTTCTTGATTCATTGGCAAATATAGAATTAGGATATTCGCTTATAACCTGTTGGAAGAGATTATCTGCTTTCTGATTATCCCCTGAATTCTTATATATATTGGCGAGCGCGTATAATACCTTAGCTATCTTGTCAGACTCATCGTATTGTGAAAGAATTGTATTAAGGTAGTATTCGGCTGAATCAACTCTTCCCAGACTGTAATAAAAGAGTTCAGCCATTTCAAAATAAGCGTCATATTTCGGATCGACACTAGATGTAGTTGTGTCTACTACAATGGTATTTTGGGAAGTAGGGTCGAGTGTATCGCCAGTGAGATTCTCTTGTTGTCCGTTTTGCTCTTTGACTGGCTTTTCGCCGGTATCATCTTGTTCGAGAGAGTCAATAGGCGGGTAACCACGTCCCTTCATGCCTTTTCCTTCGCCTTCATCCTGACCCGGGATAGTCCGGTTTTCACTTTCACCATTTTGATCCAGACCTTTCTCTTCATTATATATTCTTCGATAGTTCTCAACACTTAAATTTTCAGTGGGTATCTCCCTTTTTTCTCCCCCGTTTATAATTGCTTCAAGAACAAAATATCTGTCTAAAGTGACACTTCGTTTGGTGCTTTCAATAGTAAAATCGGAATACGAACTTTCCTGTCCAACTTTATTGTAATTCACAAGAGCGTTTAAGTAATCGTCCTTTTCGTTTTCGTAATAATTTGCGATATAATAATAGGCATCGGCAGAAGAAATCGTGCCGGGATATTCTACTATAACTTCGTAGTATTTTTGAAGGGCTTTTTTGTAATTTCCCTGCGCATAATAGTTGTTAGCCATTTCAAGTTCGACAAGCTGTTTATATTCCGGGTATTCTCTATATTTGCTGTTTAGTTCTTCAAGCATTTTTCCTGCCTGTCTATAGTCTTTAATAAAGATAAGACTCTTAGCATAATTCAATTTCGAGAAAAAAGAAAGATCGAAGTCTGAAGTAAGGTTCATTGCCTTTTTGTATTCACCAGCGGCATATGTCGGCTTGTAAAGAGTGTATATCTTTCCAAGGATGTATTGCTTCTCAGCTTTTTTATCGGAGTCGGTAGCATATTTTATGGATTCTTCAAAATACTGAATTGCGATATCATAATCTTTTTTGCTTACAGCATTAATAGCAAGATCCTGCGCTGCTTCAGATTTAATGGAGTTGTCAGGAGAGTTTGTCACCAGGTTTTTAAGAATAGTCTCAGCATCTTTTGTCTTGCCAAGCTTAAGCTTAGTTTTTCCCAGGAAGAGCTTTGCTTCATCGGTCAGGTCGCTCGAGCTGAGTTTAGATAAAAATTCATTAAACTTTCTTTCAGCCTGTAGGAAGTCATTAAGGAAGTAATATGATTTACCTATAAGTAAAACGGCATCGTCAATGAAACGTGAGTTCTTTTTAAACTGTATAACTTTTGATGCGCCTTTGATTACATTATTAAGTTTTTCTTTCCCACCCGATGACAATGAAGAGTTTATATTAAGTGAATCAAGTCTTCTATTGTAAGCGGCGAGTGTCGTAGTACGATACTCCTCCATGGCTTCATCAAATTCTTCCTTTGCTGTATAATATACATTAAAGAACGTTGAGAAATTTGTCGCTCTGTTACCCATATACATAAACGAAACAAAGTCCTGATAGTCTTCATCCAGTGAAGTTTCATATACAGGTTCCGGATCTTCTTCGTCGGTATTAGTCTTTGAAATAGTCCGGTGAGTGGCATAATTACAACCGGACAGGTATAATACAGAGCTCAATAAAATGAGCAATACAATAGGTCTAATCACAGGTAATTTAATCATTTAGCTAAAATTATTCGTAATTGAGTCCTTAATCAAGGCACTAATTGAAAGCTTAACTTACTCTTTACATTGGATTTAACGCACTTACTTCGAAATAAGTTCGTTTGTTTATTCAATAAATTAATAGAATTGAAACTGTAAAGGAGTAAATTTATATTTATTTCTTGTTTTAAATCCACAAAAGTATATAATTTCAGAAAAAGAAGAAAATGTATCATAACGAAGATAATGATGAGATATTAAAGGGCCAGAGTGAGGTATTATATGACGAGAGCCACCATTCCGGCAACGGGCAAGATGATAAGCTTCCTACGGAACTGCCTGTATTACCATTAAAAGACCTCGTAGTATTTCCATACATGGTCTTTCCAATCCTTGCGGGAAGGCAGTCATCCATTAATGCAATAAACAAATCTATCGAATCGGATAAGTTCATTCTATTGCTAACGCAGATAGACGAGAGTGTAGAGGAAACCGACGAGAAAAATCTGTATAGGACTGGTGTAATAGCAAAGATATTGCAGGTATTAAAAATGCCTAACGGATTGGTAAAGGTCCTTGTGGACGGCATCACTCCGGCAAAGGTGCAAAGTTTTACACCCGGAAGTTTTTTGACTGCGCAGGTGAGTATTGCGTTTACTTCTATAAAGGATGATACTGAACTAAGGGCGTTAATTCGCAGGGCATCGAAGGTCTTTAAAGAATACATTGAATCCAATAAGGAGTTCCCGCAGGAAACATATTCTGCATACGAAAGCATTAAAGAGCCTGACAGAAAGCTATATTACATTGCTTCCACATTAAATCTTGACGCGCATAAGAAGCAGAGGATACTTGAAACGACGGACCTTCACAGCCAATATTATGAACTTCTATATGCATTGAGTTCGGAACTGGAGATACTAAACGTCGAGAAGGACATCGATGATAAGGTTTACCAGGCGATGCAGAAGAACCAGAGGAAGTTCATCGTGCAAGAACAGATACGCATTTTGCAGGAGGAACTCGGTGAGGATATAGATACGGACCCGGATCTAATCAAGATAAGAGAGAAGATAGACAGCGCAGGAATGCCAGAGCCGGTTCTCAAAAAAGCGATGGATGAGTTTAACAAACTGAGAAAAACTCCTCAGATGTCACCGGATTTTTCTGTGATAAGGAACTACCTCGATTGGATGGTGGACGTACCATGGAGCGAAAGAACAAAAGATAATTTTGACCTTGAGCATGCCAAAAAAATACTAGACGAAGACCATTATGATCTTGAGAAACCAAAAGAAAGAATACTTGAGCTAATAGCTGTACTTAAACTGCTCAAGGATAAAGGAATAAATAAAGCGCCGAAAGGACAGATCCTGTGCCTGGTTGGACCGCCCGGGGTAGGTAAGACTTCCCTAGGAAAGTCTATAGCCAGAGCGCTTAATAGGAAATTCACGAGAATATCTGTAGGCGGTGTAAAGGATGAAGCAGAGATACGCGGTCATAGAAGGACGTATATTGGCTCAATGCCGGGAAAGATAATACAGGCTATGAAGAAAGCTGGGACTATTAACCCGGTAATTCTCATAGATGAAATCGATAAAATGAGCAGTGATTTCCGCGGAGATCCATCAAGCGCTATGCTGGAAGTACTCGATCCGGAGCAAAACGACAGCTTTAACGATCATTATCTCGATGTGGATTATGACCTGTCGAATGTATTATTTATAACTACGGCGAATGTGCAATATAATATTCCGCTTCCTCTGCAGGATAGGATGGAAATAATAGAGATGCGAAGCTATTTGGATTTCGAAAAAGTGCAAATAGCAAAGAGACACATTATTCCAAAGGAACTTGCCGAGCATGGATTGGAAAAAAACGATGTGAAATTTTCGGATGCAATACTTTTAAAAATGATAGAAGATTATACGCGGGAAGCCGGGGTGAGAAGTCTGGAACGTGAAATATCATCGGTTATAAGAAAGGTAACGAAAGACATAGTCCTTGGTAAGAGTAAAGGTAAGAAGAAGTCGATTGTGATAACTGAAGAGCTCTTATCGGAATACCTTGGTGTACCCAAACATAAAAGTAAGCTTGCTGAGCAGGACACTAAAGGCAGAGTGGGTTCGGTGTTTGGTTTGGCATGGACGTCGCACGGCGGAGATATCTTACATACGGACGTAAATATAATGAGGGGTACTGGCAAGCTGACACTCACAGGGAAGCTCGGCGATGTAATGAAGGAATCGGCTATGGCAGGTTTATCATACATAAAATCCCATGCTGACAGATTTAAGATACCAATGAACTTTTTCAAACAACATGATATACACGTCCATTTACCGGAGGGTGCTATTCCGAAAGACGGACCTTCGGCAGGTATAACGATGGCAATGGCAATGCTTTCCGCAATAACGGGGATACCTGCGAAAACGGATATTGCGATGACCGGCGAAATCACATTACGGGGAGAGATACTTCCGATTGGCGGGTTGAATGAAAAGTTATTGGCTGCATTGAGGAGCGGTATTAAAAAGGTTTTGATCCCGGAAGATAATTTAAAAGACCTGCCGGAAGTTCCAAAAGAAATAATCGACGAGCTCGACATTATCCCGGTCAGGAAGGCAGATGAGGCTATTTCGTTTGTGTTTGGTAAAAAAAGTATAGGTTATAAAAAGAAATCCTCCTAAATGATCAGACTCAGCACAATTCTAATCTTGGTTATGCTAACCACATCTTTAACATTTGCGCAAAAAAATGTTAAGGTAAATGTGTATCAGGCAGGTTATGAACCAGAAGAACCGTCTATTTATATCAACCCGCTAAATCCTGATAATATAATAGCGGGAGCAAACCTGGATAATTATTATTATTCATTCGACGGAGGAAAATCATGGAGTGAGGGGAAACTTCCCGGACCGATAGTTTGGGGAGATCCGGTATTATATTTCGATCAGTACGGTAATGCTTATTATTTACACCTAGGGACTTTTAATAATACGGGAATCTACATATCAAGATCATCCGACGGAGGTAAGTCATGGAGCAGCAGCCGAAGGATATACGGTAATGCTGGAAGAAAGCCGATGCAGGATAAGGAATGGATAGCGTCCGATATGACAGGATTGGAAAATAACGGAAATTTGTATGTTTCCTGGACACAATTCGACGATTACGAAAGTAAAAATCCGAAGGACAGCAGTAGAATATTATTTTCCCGATCGATGGATAAAGGCGATTCGTTCACGGATCCGATAATAATTTCAGATCTGGGCGGAGATTGCCGCGATGGGGATTCGACAGTAGAAGGCGCTGTACCGTGTGTAGGTCCTGACGGGGAAGTTTATATCGCCTGGAGCGGTCCGAGGGGAATAGAGTTCGATAAATCTCTCGACGGTGGCAAAACATTCGGTAAGGATATATGGGTTTGTGACCAGGTTGGAGGATGGGCGTATGATATACCCGGACTGTATAGGTGTAATGGGTTGCCGTTTACCTCCTGTGATGCATCAGGCGGACAATACAACGGAAATATTTATATTAATTTTTCAGATAGAAGGAACGGTGATCACGATGTGTTTATTGTTAAGTCATCAGACGGAGGTGAATCGTGGAGCAATGTGATCAGAGTGAATAACGACGAGGTGGGCAACGGAAAAGAGCAATTTATGTCGCACATGTTTGTAGATCCAAAAACGGGTGTTATTTACGTAATATTTTATGACAGGCGTAGTTATAATGATCTGAAAACCGATATGTATTTGGCGATCAGCAGGGACGGCGGAGAAACTTTTATAAATGAAAGGATCAGTGAAACGCCGTTTGTTCCAAACTCGAAAGTTTTCTTCGGTGATTATATCGGTATTAATGCTTATAATAACTTTTACTCCGCGATATGGATGAGAATGGACAATGGAGTCCTCTCTTTGATGAATTATTCCAACACACTGGAGTAATTCCGGAAAATATTCAATCTTAAATTTCAGATGTCGGAATACCAAGTATCTGCACGAAAGTTCAGACCCCAAAAATTCAGCGAGGTAACCTCCCAGGAGTTTGTTACCAAAACACTAAAGAATGCTATTAAGTCCAATAAGATAGCACACGCATATTTATTGAGCGGGCCGAGGGGAGTGGGGAAAACAACCATAGCGCGGATATTTGCAAAGGCACTGAACTGTCTCAACCCCAAAGACGGTGAACCGGACGACACATGTGAAAATTGTATCGAGATAAAGAAGGGAGTTCATCCCGATATACTGGAGCTCGATGCCGCATCGAACAGGGGAATCGACGACGTCCGCGCGATACAGGATGCGGCGAAGATATTCCCGATGAAAGCTAAGTATAAGTTTTTTATCATCGATGAGGTGCACATGCTGACAACGCAGGCGTTTAACGCGCTTCTGAAAATTCTGGAAGAGCCACCTCCTTATCTTATTTTTATTCTTGCTACAACAAACCCGGAGAAGATACCCCAAACGATCGTAAGCAGGTGTCAGAGGTTTTCACTGCAGATGATAAAGGTGGACGAGATATCGGAAAACCTTCGTTCAATTGCAAAACAAGAAGGCATAAAAATAGACGATGAATCTTTGTTCCTTATCTCAAAACTTGGATATGGAGCGTTAAGAGATGCGCAAGGAATCTTTGACATGGCAGTCTCATATTGCGGGAACGAAATCAAATTCGAAGAGCTGAAGGCATTTCTAAATCTTCCGGATAAGGAAGTCTATTTTAAGATAGCCGATTTTATAAAAGATGGTGATACAAAAGGAATATTGAATTACCTCAATGAGCTATCTGCGAAAGGGATGGACCTTCATACTGTCTATAACGGGATTACTGAGCATTTCAGAAACCTGCTTATACTAAAGACTGCTGAAAACCCGGACTTGCTGGATGAGTCTGACCAAACGAAGAAACAATATGAGGAGCAGGCAAAAAATTTTACAAGAGACCAGGTACTAAGGATATTAAAGGTGATGTTCGATGCAGAAAGCAGGATAAGATATTCCTCTAACCAGAAGATACTCTTCGAGGCTCTGATCGTTGAGCTGTGCGATTTGAATAAGGAAGTCGTCGATATATCGAAATTGATCTCAGAGATAGACGCTCTCAAAAAAAAAACTAAACTAGGAAGTAACGAAACCTCCTACACGGAACCTGATCCTCCTGCCGAAACCCCTATAATCGAAGAAAAACAAGATCCAGCAAAGGAGAGTGAAGTAGTAAAAAAATTGAAAGAGTTATTTGACGTGGAAAAACATAATAATAACTAATGAAGACGCTTGGCATAAAGAAGAATTTTCTTGCAATAGAAGATAAATATTCTAACTATAAAGACTCCGCAGTTGCAATCGCTTCCGCACCCTACGAAGCAACGACATCATACGGCAAAGGTACGGCGAAAGGTCCTGAGGCAATCATAAAAGCATCTCATTACGTGGAATTTTTTGATGAGGAACTGAACAGGGAATTTGCCTTTGAAAAGGGGATTGCTACTTTAAAACCAATGGTGTTTGGCGATAAGAAAGGGATGAAAGCATTGGGAGTAATATACAAGCAAGTGAAGAATTTGATAGACGACGGAAAGTTTGTCGTCACGTTAGGTGGTGAGCATTCTATTTCGACTGCACCCATACAAGCGCATTTCGATTCATATGAAGATCTTTCCATATTGCATTTTGACGCTCATTCCGACCTAAGGGATAAGTATGAGGGTAGTAAGTATTCACACGCGAGCTTTGCGGCAAGGGTATCGGAATTCACTACAGATATTACACAGGTAGGAATAAGAGCCCAATGCAAGGAAGA contains:
- a CDS encoding DNA-3-methyladenine glycosylase; the encoded protein is MQDLSPLPKKFYLRDTLIVAKELLGKLIVRRIGKRILAGKIVETEAYIGDHDPASHAYGRITPRNSTLYMEGGICYVYFIYGNYFCFNTVTGKDGEGSGVLVRAVEPVIGIKSMEKNRPSIKNFHDISNGPGKLCLALDIDKKFNRADITKTGKIFVSGFPKKEKFITAVSKRINIGFDYGWEFPYRFFIKDNPFVTKHKFNKEIIKTL
- a CDS encoding tetratricopeptide repeat protein gives rise to the protein MSSVLYLSGCNYATHRTISKTNTDEEDPEPVYETSLDEDYQDFVSFMYMGNRATNFSTFFNVYYTAKEEFDEAMEEYRTTTLAAYNRRLDSLNINSSLSSGGKEKLNNVIKGASKVIQFKKNSRFIDDAVLLIGKSYYFLNDFLQAERKFNEFLSKLSSSDLTDEAKLFLGKTKLKLGKTKDAETILKNLVTNSPDNSIKSEAAQDLAINAVSKKDYDIAIQYFEESIKYATDSDKKAEKQYILGKIYTLYKPTYAAGEYKKAMNLTSDFDLSFFSKLNYAKSLIFIKDYRQAGKMLEELNSKYREYPEYKQLVELEMANNYYAQGNYKKALQKYYEVIVEYPGTISSADAYYYIANYYENEKDDYLNALVNYNKVGQESSYSDFTIESTKRSVTLDRYFVLEAIINGGEKREIPTENLSVENYRRIYNEEKGLDQNGESENRTIPGQDEGEGKGMKGRGYPPIDSLEQDDTGEKPVKEQNGQQENLTGDTLDPTSQNTIVVDTTTSSVDPKYDAYFEMAELFYYSLGRVDSAEYYLNTILSQYDESDKIAKVLYALANIYKNSGDNQKADNLFQQVISEYPNSIFANESRKVLGLKIVEAEHDPSEALYDDASADVLNKRYSDAITKFSRLLNEYPSSNFVPNSLYSLGWMYENVFGSNDSAIIYYSRLKDGYPQTTFYAQVSGKLSAIENNQNGNEEVKTKEEETIEENTNEEKIDENTEEQNNEVIQNNNDESEIPKEVLEEIQRQNQENNKDSEDSGENKP
- the lon gene encoding endopeptidase La — translated: MYHNEDNDEILKGQSEVLYDESHHSGNGQDDKLPTELPVLPLKDLVVFPYMVFPILAGRQSSINAINKSIESDKFILLLTQIDESVEETDEKNLYRTGVIAKILQVLKMPNGLVKVLVDGITPAKVQSFTPGSFLTAQVSIAFTSIKDDTELRALIRRASKVFKEYIESNKEFPQETYSAYESIKEPDRKLYYIASTLNLDAHKKQRILETTDLHSQYYELLYALSSELEILNVEKDIDDKVYQAMQKNQRKFIVQEQIRILQEELGEDIDTDPDLIKIREKIDSAGMPEPVLKKAMDEFNKLRKTPQMSPDFSVIRNYLDWMVDVPWSERTKDNFDLEHAKKILDEDHYDLEKPKERILELIAVLKLLKDKGINKAPKGQILCLVGPPGVGKTSLGKSIARALNRKFTRISVGGVKDEAEIRGHRRTYIGSMPGKIIQAMKKAGTINPVILIDEIDKMSSDFRGDPSSAMLEVLDPEQNDSFNDHYLDVDYDLSNVLFITTANVQYNIPLPLQDRMEIIEMRSYLDFEKVQIAKRHIIPKELAEHGLEKNDVKFSDAILLKMIEDYTREAGVRSLEREISSVIRKVTKDIVLGKSKGKKKSIVITEELLSEYLGVPKHKSKLAEQDTKGRVGSVFGLAWTSHGGDILHTDVNIMRGTGKLTLTGKLGDVMKESAMAGLSYIKSHADRFKIPMNFFKQHDIHVHLPEGAIPKDGPSAGITMAMAMLSAITGIPAKTDIAMTGEITLRGEILPIGGLNEKLLAALRSGIKKVLIPEDNLKDLPEVPKEIIDELDIIPVRKADEAISFVFGKKSIGYKKKSS
- a CDS encoding glycosyl hydrolase, with product MIRLSTILILVMLTTSLTFAQKNVKVNVYQAGYEPEEPSIYINPLNPDNIIAGANLDNYYYSFDGGKSWSEGKLPGPIVWGDPVLYFDQYGNAYYLHLGTFNNTGIYISRSSDGGKSWSSSRRIYGNAGRKPMQDKEWIASDMTGLENNGNLYVSWTQFDDYESKNPKDSSRILFSRSMDKGDSFTDPIIISDLGGDCRDGDSTVEGAVPCVGPDGEVYIAWSGPRGIEFDKSLDGGKTFGKDIWVCDQVGGWAYDIPGLYRCNGLPFTSCDASGGQYNGNIYINFSDRRNGDHDVFIVKSSDGGESWSNVIRVNNDEVGNGKEQFMSHMFVDPKTGVIYVIFYDRRSYNDLKTDMYLAISRDGGETFINERISETPFVPNSKVFFGDYIGINAYNNFYSAIWMRMDNGVLSLMNYSNTLE
- the dnaX gene encoding DNA polymerase III subunit gamma/tau, which translates into the protein MSEYQVSARKFRPQKFSEVTSQEFVTKTLKNAIKSNKIAHAYLLSGPRGVGKTTIARIFAKALNCLNPKDGEPDDTCENCIEIKKGVHPDILELDAASNRGIDDVRAIQDAAKIFPMKAKYKFFIIDEVHMLTTQAFNALLKILEEPPPYLIFILATTNPEKIPQTIVSRCQRFSLQMIKVDEISENLRSIAKQEGIKIDDESLFLISKLGYGALRDAQGIFDMAVSYCGNEIKFEELKAFLNLPDKEVYFKIADFIKDGDTKGILNYLNELSAKGMDLHTVYNGITEHFRNLLILKTAENPDLLDESDQTKKQYEEQAKNFTRDQVLRILKVMFDAESRIRYSSNQKILFEALIVELCDLNKEVVDISKLISEIDALKKKTKLGSNETSYTEPDPPAETPIIEEKQDPAKESEVVKKLKELFDVEKHNNN
- the speB gene encoding agmatinase; translation: MKTLGIKKNFLAIEDKYSNYKDSAVAIASAPYEATTSYGKGTAKGPEAIIKASHYVEFFDEELNREFAFEKGIATLKPMVFGDKKGMKALGVIYKQVKNLIDDGKFVVTLGGEHSISTAPIQAHFDSYEDLSILHFDAHSDLRDKYEGSKYSHASFAARVSEFTTDITQVGIRAQCKEEYDFIKKKKIKTFYAYEIRDGKYGNDWQKVVISTLKKNVYITFDVDYLDPSVMPSTGTPEPMGFYWEETMKLFRLLGGSRRVVGFDVVELSPRKDFSFPDFLTAKLIYKMLNYFIR